In a genomic window of Hippoglossus stenolepis isolate QCI-W04-F060 chromosome 17, HSTE1.2, whole genome shotgun sequence:
- the LOC118124482 gene encoding zinc finger protein 585B, which translates to MSKIQMLQLLITQRLSAAAEEIFGVFGRTIAEYEEEISRSKLEIDRQRRLLDLSRKPRVSVQLSGGALCEQQDWRFSVDLNEMKSPQIKEEDEESWSTQQEETQQTMQQNDVKLFQSDGTEEEVNNHTTPSMFQRQEEEEEEEEEEEDPQPGTSVEDEDLSSAQPDLDAPLSEVVDSYICTICGRAFAQRGHWAKHVQVHRKVESKVDKSYTCDICGKRLTRFDGYQKHLRIHTGEKPYCCDECGRRFSDNSNYKRHIRTHAGAKTQQS; encoded by the exons ATGTCGAAGATCCAGATGTTGCAGCTGCTCATCACGCAGCGACTCAGCGCGGCCGCGGAGGAAATCTTCGGAGTGTTCGGGAGAACCATCGCCGAGTACGAGGAGGAAATCTCCCGCTCCAAGCTGGAGATCGACcgccagaggaggctgctggatCTGAGCAGGAAGCCCCGGGTCTCGGTGCAGCTCAGCGGCGGAG ctctttGTGAGCAGCAGGATTGGAGGTTCAGTGTCGACCTGAACGAGATGAAGTCTCCTCAGATcaaagaggaggacgaggagtcGTGGTCCactcagcaggaggagacgcagCAGACGATGCAGCAGAATGACGTGAAGCTGTTCCAGAGCGACGGAACCGAGGAGGAGGTCAACAACCACACGACTCCGTCAATGTtccagagacaggaggaggaggaggaggaggaggaggaggaggaggaccctCAGCCAGGGACGTCAGTAGAGGACGAAGATCTGAGCTCGGCTCAGCCGGACCTGGATGCTCCGCTGTCCGAGGTCGTGGACTCGTACATCTGCACCATTTGTGGCCGTGCGTTCGCTCAGCGCGGCCACTGGGCCAAACACGTGCAGGTGCACCGGAAAGTCGAGAGCAAAGTGGACAAGTCCTACACGTGTGACATTTGCGGGAAGAGGCTAACGCGGTTCGACGGTTATCAGAAGCACCTGAGGATCCACACGGGCGAGAAGCCGTACTGCTGCGACGAGTGCGGCCGCAGGTTCAGCGACAACTCCAACTACAAGCGACACATTCGCACACACGCTGGAGCGAAGACGCAGCAGAGCTGA
- the LOC118124480 gene encoding zinc finger and SCAN domain-containing protein 12 — protein sequence MSGDQITFTPTRGSPPRDPGAAELSEMETLRIFVNQRLTAVVEDILAVFGRTVARYREQIDRQQQQLDGLKSEEGAWIWAADPQCAPSWIKACPDEQLEQLVQTDGAEEGGPETSGPLIKCEAEGGEGGDGASDSDTEDSKEYWRPEESTGQRSPQQQDEASLPPLFSCKVCGESFENRGYVGTHTVAHPRDCGVCGKHLERPENLKPHLRGLRDTSFHCNVCGQSFTQRGNLRTHMRIHSGERPFGCTVCGKSFGRRATLVRHIRSHTGEKPFSCSYCGRSFVEKGNLTVHLRTHTGERPYWCSVCGRRFSQLSCFQKHPCQRRGLSPT from the exons ATGTCCGGGGACCAGATCACCTTCACGCCGACCCGCGGCTCCCCGCCCCGGGATCCCGGAGCCGCGGAGCTGTCGGAGATGGAGACTCTGCGGATATTCGTGAACCAGCGGCTCACGGCGGTGGTCGAAGACATCCTGGCGGTGTTCGGTAGAACCGTGGCCCGGTACCGGGAGCAGATCGaccgccagcagcagcagctggacggACTGAAGTCCGAGGAGGGCGCATGGATCTGGGCAGCAG ACCCTCAGTGCGCCCCCTCATGGATCAAAGCGTGTCCTGACGAGCAGCTGGAACAGCTGGTTCAGACCGATGGTGCTGAGGAGGGGGGCCCCGAAACCTCGGGCCCTCtcattaaatgtgaagctgaAGGCGGAGAAGGTGGTGACGGAGCCTCTGACTCTGACACAGAGGACAGCAAAGAGTACTGGAGACCAGAGGAGTcaacaggtcaaaggtcaccacagcagcaggacgaaGCGTCACTCCCACCTCTGTTCAGCTGTAAAGTTTGCGGGGAGTCGTTTGAGAATAGGGGTTACGTGGGCACGCACACTGTGGCGCACCCTAGAGACTGCGGCGTGTGTGGGAAACATCTGGAGCGCCCAGAGAACCTGAAGCCCCACCTGCGGGGCCTCAGAGACACGTCATTCCACTGCAATGTCTGCGGACAGAGCTTCACGCAGCGTGGGAACCTCAGGACGCACATGAGGATCCACTCTGGCGAGAGGCCGTTCGGTTGCACCGTCTGCGGAAAGAGCTTTGGCAGGAGGGCGACACTAGTGCGGCACATCCGCAGCCACACGGGCGAGAAGCCGTTCAGCTGCTCGTACTGCGGCCGCAGTTTTGTTGAGAAGGGAAACCTGACGGTGCACCTGCGGACGCATACCGGAGAGCGGCCGTACTGGTGCTCCGTCTGCGGCCGACGCTTCAGTCAGCTGTCCTGCTTCCAGAAACACCCGTGTCAGAGGAGAGGCCTCAGCCCTACATGA